CCTTTCATATCGTTCTTTACGAACCCGAAATACCTTCAAACACAGGCAATATCGGCAGATTATGCGTGGGCACGAACTCGGTCCTACACCTCATCAAACCAATGAAATTCCTACTAAATGACAAATATCTAAAACGAGCTGGACTTGATTATTGGGACAAGCTCGAGCTTGAGATTCATGACTCATGGGCAGCTTTTCTTAAGAAATATGAGAAAGCGAACAAGTACTATTTTTCTACCAAGCCCCAGAAAGTATATACGGATATTTCATTTTGTGAGGGAGATTTCCTCATTTTCGGACCTGAAACACGGGGTTTGCCGGAATCTATTTTGCATGAATATTGGGAGAACGCTTATACAGTTCCAATGACTAAAGACATTCGCTCAATAAATTTGAGTAATAGTGTCGCTATCGTGTTGTATGAAGGGATTAGACAGGTGGGATTGGTTTGATTTTTCCCCTCTAACCTGTCACGGCGTAGTGTAACGAAGACGGAAAAGAGGGGTGTCCGCTCGCGGACGGGGCGTGTAATATGGATTCTATTACATTTTTTCACATAAAATCGTAGCTTATTTGACATGAATTGATCGGGTTTTAAAAACTTTACTCTCAG
The sequence above is drawn from the Candidatus Cloacimonadota bacterium genome and encodes:
- a CDS encoding tRNA (cytidine(34)-2'-O)-methyltransferase, coding for MVLYEPEIPSNTGNIGRLCVGTNSVLHLIKPMKFLLNDKYLKRAGLDYWDKLELEIHDSWAAFLKKYEKANKYYFSTKPQKVYTDISFCEGDFLIFGPETRGLPESILHEYWENAYTVPMTKDIRSINLSNSVAIVLYEGIRQVGLV